In Gossypium raimondii isolate GPD5lz chromosome 12, ASM2569854v1, whole genome shotgun sequence, a single window of DNA contains:
- the LOC105763477 gene encoding AP2-like ethylene-responsive transcription factor ANT, translating to MKSISNDDNNKNANWLGFSLSPNMKMEVSNQEAHNYTQSASASAAGVTTAVPSSFFQSPSHLNYGLYYGVEGENGGFYSHFPVMPLKSDGSLCLMEALGRSQQPQAMVPTSTPKLEDFFGAATMGTHHYESSDRETMALSLDSMYYNQNPNQEHNNQNWLDHLQQSSRQTHHQQQLQVQQYQYYSGYRNQEMLLGEEAKETHVTDCNLQAPTMADDGKQWVSRNYSTEHAMHQKMIGCLGDNGAESGSIGAIAYGDLQSLSLSMSPGSQSSCVTGSQQISPSGTDYAAVLETKKRGPDKVDQKQIVHRKSIDTFGQRTSQYRGVTRHRWTGRYEAHLWDNSCKKEGQSRKGRQVYLGGYDMEEKAARAYDLAALKYWGPSTHINFPLENYQKELEEMKNMTRQEYVAHLRRKSSGFSRGASMYRGVTRHHQHGRWQARIGRVAGNKDLYLGTFSTQEEAAEAYDIAAIKFRGANAVTNFDITRYDVERIMASNTLLAGEFARRNKDVGPGGNDNLLTGNTNAETNINISPKNNGGQPDWKMILYQSSEQQQPNIIENFKAQAFSLAPETMVGHREVDDSSKIGTTHFSNASSLVTSLSSSREGSPERSSLPMAFAMPPPPSSKLFTTSPNTVNSWIPSAQLRPAISMPQMPVFASWTDA from the exons ATGAAGTCCATAAGCAATGATGataacaataaaaatgcaaACTGGTTAGGTTTTTCTCTCTCTCCAAACATGAAAATGGAGGTTAGCAATCAAGAAGCTCACAACTATACACAGTCTGCTTCAGCTTCAGCTGCCGGTGTTACTACAGCAGTTCCATCAAGCTTTTTCCAATCTCCTTCTCATCTTAATTATGGACTTTATTATGGAGTTGAAGGAGAAAATGGTGGCTTCTATTCTCACTTTCCTGTCATGCCACTTAAGTCAGATGGGTCTCTTTGTCTAATGGAAGCTCTTGGCAGGTCTCAGCAACCACAAG CAATGGTTCCTACTTCAACTCCAAAACTGGAGGATTTCTTTGGGGCTGCAACCATGGGGACCCATCACTATGAAAGCAGTGACAGAGAAACTATGGCTCTAAGTTTAGACAGTATGTattacaatcaaaatccaaatcaaGAACACAACAACCAGAATTGGTTAGACCACCTGCAACAGTCCTCAAGGCAGACGCACCACCAACAGCAGCTTCAGGTTCAACAGTACCAATACTACTCTGGATATAGGAACCAAGAAATGTTACTAGGAGAGGAAGCTAAAGAAACCCATGTTACAGATTGCAATCTTCAGGCCCCAACAATGGCAGATGATGGTAAGCAGTGGGTTTCAAGAAACTACTCCACTGAACATGCAATGCATCAGAAGATGATTGGTTGCTTGGGTGATAATGGAGCAGAATCCGGCTCTATTGGTGCAATAGCATATGGAGATTTGCAGTCTTTGAGTTTGTCAATGAGCCCTGGTTCACAATCAAGCTGTGTGACTGGTTCACAGCAAATCTCGCCTTCTGGAACTGACTATGCTGCAGTCCTGGAAACCAAGAAAAGAGGGCCTGACAAGGTAGATCAGAAGCAAATTGTCCATAGGAAATCCATTGATACCTTTGGTCAAAGAACCTCTCAGTATAGAGGTGTCACAAG ACATAGATGGACGGGTAGATATGAAGCCCATCTATGGGACAACAGTTGCAAGAAGGAAGGACAGAGCAGGAAAGGAAGACAAG TTTATTTAG GGGGTTATGACATGGAGGAGAAAGCTGCAAGAGCATATGATCTAGCTGCACTCAAGTATTGGGGACCCTCCACTCACATCAATTTCCCA TTGGAGAATTACCAAAAAGAACTTGAAGAAATGAAGAACATGACAAGACAAGAGTATGTTGCTCACTTGAGAAG GAAAAGCAGTGGATTTTCAAGGGGAGCTTCAATGTACAGAGGAGTGACAAG ACATCATCAACATGGAAGATGGCAGGCTCGGATAGGAAGAGTTGCAGGGAACAAAGACCTTTATCTTGGAACATTTA GCACTCAAGAGGAAGCAGCTGAGGCTTATGACATAGCAGCTATCAAGTTCCGTGGGGCGAATGCAGTGACTAACTTTGACATAACAAGGTACGATGTGGAAAGAATCATGGCTAGCAATACCCTTCTTGCTGGAGAATTCGCTAGGCGAAACAAAGATGTCGGACCTGGTGGTAATGACAACCTTTTAACTGGTAACACCAATGCTGAAACCAACATTAACATATCACCAAAGAACAATGGAGGTCAACCAGACTGGAAAATGATCCTTTATCAGTCATCTGAACAGCAACAGCCCAACATCATTGAGAATTTTAAGGCTCAGGCTTTCTCATTGGCACCAGAAACCATGGTTGGCCACAGAGAGGTGGATGATTCCAGCAAGATAGGGACTACTCACTTCTCCAATGCTTCTTCATTGGTGACTAGTTTGAGCAGCTCAAGAGAAGGTAGCCCAGAGAGAAGCAGTTTACCTATGGCGTTTGCAATGCCTCCTCCACCATCATCCAAGTTGTTCACTACTTCACCAAACACTGTGAATTCTTGGATTCCTTCGGCTCAGCTCAGGCCTGCAATTTCCATGCCACAGATGCCTGTTTTTGCTTCCTGGACAGATGCTTAG